Proteins encoded together in one Prevotella scopos JCM 17725 window:
- a CDS encoding GIN domain-containing protein: MNTTLSKTIRISLILAACLFVFSSCIRKKADYGKVVVKNIPVEKFHELEVPASVPVHIIQGKECCIKVKGPEGLLSFVNFHVVEGKLVIQMKELDSAFGIPFYSFKTDKLTSRVEVYVTAPTFTQMTLYGASPIFFPDSITLDKLNITSPGANNININKMMINQLNISIEGVTDVNIKNLTAKQANFDISGNSDIEMNSGYVDNTSFSIAGNADLKIRNLTAKKARFSVPGNARLDVNFNRTDTASFYIMGNADAKVTGTTRQPIQTITEGKAVIKDETTRIK, encoded by the coding sequence ATGAATACTACATTATCAAAAACAATCAGAATCAGTCTTATTCTCGCTGCCTGCCTGTTCGTTTTCAGTTCCTGCATCCGTAAGAAAGCAGACTATGGGAAGGTGGTAGTCAAGAATATTCCTGTTGAAAAGTTCCATGAATTAGAGGTTCCAGCATCAGTTCCAGTTCATATCATACAAGGCAAGGAATGCTGTATAAAGGTAAAAGGACCGGAAGGACTGCTTTCATTTGTGAACTTCCATGTTGTAGAAGGAAAACTGGTTATCCAAATGAAGGAGTTGGATTCTGCATTTGGTATACCTTTCTATTCCTTCAAAACAGATAAACTAACCAGCAGAGTTGAAGTTTATGTCACTGCTCCTACCTTTACACAAATGACATTGTATGGTGCCTCACCCATCTTTTTCCCAGACTCTATTACACTTGACAAGCTGAATATTACTTCACCTGGTGCGAATAATATCAACATAAATAAAATGATGATAAATCAGCTGAACATTTCCATTGAGGGTGTTACTGATGTAAATATCAAGAATCTGACCGCCAAGCAAGCCAATTTTGACATCTCTGGGAACAGTGATATTGAAATGAACTCCGGATATGTAGATAATACCTCCTTCTCCATAGCAGGTAATGCTGACCTGAAAATTAGAAATCTGACAGCTAAGAAAGCCCGCTTTTCTGTTCCTGGGAATGCACGCTTAGACGTAAACTTCAACCGCACAGACACGGCATCCTTCTATATAATGGGTAATGCTGATGCCAAGGTCACGGGAACAACACGTCAGCCTATACAAACGATAACAGAGGGTAAAGCCGTTATCAAAGATGAAACAACAAGAATTAAATAA
- a CDS encoding TfoX/Sxy family protein, which translates to MACSLDFIEFVSSQIASAGMVRYRKMFGEYMIYVDEKPVIIVCDNIPYVKEHEAIESMMQSAERGFPYEGAKEHYVLDVSRSDFAVKLVKTLAEVLPYPKSRKKKK; encoded by the coding sequence ATGGCTTGCTCTTTGGACTTTATTGAATTTGTTAGTAGTCAGATAGCTTCTGCAGGAATGGTAAGATACAGAAAGATGTTTGGCGAATACATGATTTATGTTGACGAAAAACCAGTTATCATAGTTTGTGACAATATACCTTATGTTAAAGAACACGAGGCAATTGAGTCAATGATGCAGTCTGCTGAACGCGGTTTTCCTTATGAAGGAGCTAAGGAACACTACGTTTTAGATGTTTCAAGGTCTGATTTTGCAGTCAAGCTTGTTAAGACCTTAGCTGAGGTTTTACCCTATCCAAAGAGTAGAAAGAAGAAAAAATAA
- a CDS encoding GntR family transcriptional regulator — protein MNFENNKAIYEQMADRLCDEIIAGTYKTDDRIPSVREYAVMLQVNTNTAVKAYELLSREEIIYNRRGLGYFVSAGAREQIMTARRKTFLTQSLPAIFREMILLGITIEEIEKEWEKAQQ, from the coding sequence ATGAATTTTGAAAATAATAAGGCTATCTATGAGCAAATGGCTGACCGCCTATGCGATGAGATTATAGCTGGAACATATAAAACTGACGACCGAATACCATCTGTCCGGGAGTATGCCGTTATGCTGCAGGTGAATACCAACACAGCAGTGAAAGCCTACGAGCTGCTCTCTCGTGAGGAGATAATCTACAATCGGCGTGGTCTTGGCTACTTCGTCTCAGCTGGTGCACGCGAGCAGATTATGACAGCAAGGCGCAAGACTTTCCTTACCCAGTCTCTTCCCGCCATCTTTCGTGAGATGATTCTGTTAGGAATAACAATCGAAGAGATAGAGAAAGAGTGGGAGAAAGCGCAACAATAG
- the recA gene encoding recombinase RecA codes for MAKEDTSTTSAAEGKLKALQAAMSKIEKDFGKGSIMRMGDEQIEHVDVIPTGSVALDTALGVGGYPRGRIIEIYGPESSGKTTLAIHAIAEAQKQGGIAAFIDAEHAFDRFYAEKLGVDVDNLWISQPDNGEQALEIADQLIRSSAIDILVVDSVAALTPKKEIEGDMGDSAVGLQARLMSQALRKLTSTIAKTNTCCIFINQLREKIGVMFGNPETTTGGNALKFYSSVRLDIRRVTSIKDGDQVIGNQVRVKIVKNKVAPPFRKAEFEITFGEGISKIGEIVDLGVQYGIIQKSGSWFSYNGTKLAQGRDATKTMIKDNPELAEELEGLIKNAIVEQTK; via the coding sequence ATGGCAAAAGAAGATACAAGTACGACATCGGCAGCAGAAGGGAAACTGAAAGCTCTGCAAGCTGCAATGTCTAAGATAGAAAAAGACTTTGGTAAAGGGTCCATCATGCGTATGGGCGACGAACAAATAGAACATGTGGACGTTATTCCAACAGGTAGTGTTGCACTTGACACAGCACTCGGCGTAGGTGGTTATCCACGTGGAAGAATCATTGAGATTTATGGTCCGGAAAGTTCAGGTAAGACAACTCTGGCTATTCACGCTATTGCAGAAGCACAGAAGCAGGGCGGTATTGCAGCCTTCATTGATGCTGAGCACGCCTTCGACCGTTTCTATGCTGAGAAGTTAGGCGTAGATGTTGACAATCTTTGGATTTCACAGCCAGACAATGGTGAGCAGGCTTTAGAGATTGCAGACCAGCTGATTCGCTCTTCTGCGATTGACATCCTCGTTGTCGACTCAGTTGCTGCTTTGACTCCAAAGAAGGAAATTGAGGGTGACATGGGTGACTCTGCAGTTGGTTTGCAGGCACGATTGATGAGTCAGGCATTGCGTAAACTTACTTCAACTATCGCAAAAACTAATACTTGCTGCATCTTCATCAACCAGTTGCGTGAGAAGATTGGTGTCATGTTTGGTAATCCAGAGACAACAACAGGTGGTAACGCACTGAAGTTCTACAGCTCTGTACGTCTCGACATCCGCCGTGTCACGTCTATTAAGGATGGCGATCAAGTTATCGGTAATCAGGTTCGTGTGAAGATAGTAAAGAACAAGGTTGCCCCTCCTTTCCGTAAGGCCGAGTTTGAGATTACCTTCGGTGAAGGTATCTCAAAGATTGGTGAGATTGTTGACTTGGGCGTTCAGTATGGTATCATACAGAAGAGTGGTAGCTGGTTTAGCTATAATGGAACAAAACTCGCACAGGGTCGTGATGCAACTAAGACTATGATCAAGGACAACCCAGAACTTGCTGAAGAGCTGGAAGGCTTGATTAAGAACGCAATCGTCGAGCAGACAAAGTAA
- a CDS encoding DUF6621 family protein, with protein MNAQDAQNIKWSENIIIADGDYIDHVAFDIIVNFERMLNRRIPAADFSQWAVNIALDGRLKPGNHETQVVLLHDRKNPKLENFAPADYGKELNGQAFQDDHLGEFIINSIATGDEATKKDDALLDLLKTILNHEEVKRIMIVPNAEDGHFMGMLRSTLRDVDDELKHVTLFAMQPLEGGNFKQQILGYSLLNAMGISSSEIEHKIK; from the coding sequence ATGAATGCACAAGACGCACAGAACATTAAATGGAGCGAAAACATCATCATAGCAGATGGTGATTACATTGACCATGTTGCCTTCGACATCATCGTCAACTTTGAACGTATGTTGAACCGCCGCATTCCCGCTGCTGACTTCAGTCAGTGGGCTGTTAACATTGCACTTGACGGACGCTTGAAGCCTGGTAATCACGAGACCCAAGTGGTACTCTTGCATGATCGGAAGAATCCAAAACTTGAGAATTTTGCCCCAGCTGATTATGGAAAAGAACTAAATGGACAAGCCTTTCAGGACGACCACCTTGGAGAATTCATTATCAATTCCATTGCAACAGGTGATGAAGCAACGAAGAAAGATGACGCCCTTCTAGACCTTCTGAAGACAATCCTTAATCACGAAGAGGTAAAACGTATTATGATTGTGCCAAATGCTGAGGATGGTCACTTTATGGGTATGCTTCGTTCTACACTTCGCGATGTAGATGATGAGTTAAAACATGTCACACTATTTGCAATGCAACCATTAGAAGGAGGCAACTTCAAACAGCAGATTTTGGGCTATTCGCTCCTCAATGCTATGGGAATATCCTCTTCAGAAATTGAGCATAAGATAAAGTAA
- a CDS encoding DEAD/DEAH box helicase — translation MLSFSSLNSSERTILMLMAYFYKYGQTKEKLSNLLEKIMLPSLSDLAFKRLMTDGLLVEVNLHNYGGGKVLYINKDMLIPSLFELFKEENSLLLQNIRRLYKKTYDNDTPSPLVRLIIYYIATNAEEAISTSYAQVLDSFNDCCLNLIDEREYESFFLSMTTELLSFVLNATLRMAMSQDRIMDWEYLKGLVFNRKKTGNSVAKRSELESVFAYYYYLGTGKICINLKTSVSDIFTLQIAAIDALYKGDYALAYRLYTKVMTANNKVALIKGIFVNPIANYYFSLAAIFTNTETSLKKLETMMKRNGDRKYTPTYFLVQPLKAYFYDKSDANIQKESYLDMCKKPNMQMVSWLTWTMYPTFGILPTKATKPIDPPNWAFLQLETGIMESSSSEANLVKNFGGTSLLSRLEVKSLWQLRLETLIAENQTAENQTTETIRDIMLVYLLRYGIVVPILKRRLKNGSWSVGKELSIRELINLDIPGLDSIDQRIKEGIFSWDYSIYIEKYLYLFVDCDHIYTGSTYDLQPVKIHKDNPHLIIDKRSDGSFSVSTNVIELQNGEKTSFFYKKNSETDYSVFTPSDFEYKTYKEILAQETYPAEAESLLIQLIKAVGGKTEIHSNMVAELDDLERIDVEPWITLRVISSADNCFKLAAMVRITDSLCYVPGKGNVTTIAEQEGKKVQLVRNLKKERNNLKMISEGLAEAEFFEEGETWKPQSISETLTLPINTFLPFIQWCKEHKEICTMEWAEGNKIKFYPGISSSSAQISFKSKNGWFEIEGDVEFSEGHVISLQKLLEVMHQSVQQKYIRISDNEFITLSNQLSRILKRLDTITTESRSHLQMAPAAVALLGDLWNDEALNIQNNDGINALRQRIEESSKKVPTIPKTLQAQLRDYQEEGFEWMSRLTAWGAGVCLADDMGLGKTVQTITLLLEQSENGPSLIVAPSSVVPNWRNELQRFAPSLNLTILNQSEDRSKDIKDAKAGDVIITTYGILNTQQEDLAGREWNVVCLDEAHTIKNANTKMSKSAMQLKAQRKVILTGTPIQNHLAELWNLFQFINPGLLGSAEQFKKKFILPIEGENDKARQSQLRRLISPFLLRRTKAEVVDELPAKNDIKLPVELSSEEMSMYEVKRREAEAMVLKNNKDKVSTLAEITRLRQMACSCSLVDKKWKLPSSKVLAFIDLAESLNDSGNRALVFSQFTSFFEEVRKAMDKAKLPYLYLDGSTPMAMREKLVKEFQTGKCPFFLISLKAGGLGLNLTGANYVIHLDPWWNPAIEQQATDRAYRIGQKQDVTVYHLISQHTIEEKILRLHKTKRNLSDSLLEGSDMSHAMTQEELLELLQDNR, via the coding sequence ATGCTTTCATTCTCTTCCCTTAATTCTAGCGAGCGCACAATCCTTATGCTGATGGCTTATTTTTACAAATATGGTCAAACTAAGGAGAAACTATCAAACTTGTTGGAGAAGATAATGTTGCCATCTCTTTCCGATTTGGCTTTTAAAAGGTTAATGACCGATGGTTTACTGGTAGAAGTAAATCTTCACAATTACGGAGGTGGAAAAGTATTGTACATAAATAAGGATATGCTGATTCCTTCTCTCTTTGAACTTTTCAAAGAAGAAAACAGCCTATTATTACAGAATATTCGCAGACTTTATAAGAAGACTTATGATAATGACACCCCATCTCCTTTGGTGCGTTTGATAATATATTATATAGCGACAAATGCTGAGGAAGCAATATCAACTTCCTATGCACAAGTCTTAGATTCATTCAATGACTGTTGCCTTAACTTGATTGATGAAAGAGAATATGAGAGCTTCTTTCTATCAATGACCACAGAATTATTGTCTTTTGTTCTGAATGCAACTCTTCGTATGGCAATGTCTCAGGATAGAATAATGGACTGGGAATATTTAAAAGGACTTGTTTTCAACCGTAAAAAAACAGGCAATAGTGTAGCTAAAAGAAGTGAATTAGAATCAGTCTTTGCTTACTATTACTATTTAGGAACGGGTAAAATCTGTATTAATCTTAAAACATCTGTAAGCGACATCTTTACACTTCAGATAGCTGCGATTGATGCCTTGTATAAAGGAGATTACGCTTTGGCCTATAGGCTATACACCAAGGTGATGACCGCTAATAATAAGGTAGCTCTTATTAAGGGAATCTTTGTAAATCCAATTGCTAATTATTATTTCTCGCTTGCAGCAATCTTTACTAACACTGAGACCTCTCTGAAGAAGTTAGAAACGATGATGAAGCGTAATGGGGATAGAAAATACACGCCTACATACTTCCTTGTACAACCGTTGAAGGCTTATTTTTATGATAAGTCTGATGCAAACATACAAAAAGAGTCTTACCTTGACATGTGTAAGAAGCCTAATATGCAGATGGTTTCATGGCTTACTTGGACGATGTATCCGACTTTTGGAATACTTCCGACAAAGGCAACTAAGCCTATTGACCCACCTAATTGGGCTTTCTTACAGCTGGAGACTGGCATTATGGAGAGTAGTTCTTCTGAAGCAAATTTGGTGAAAAACTTCGGTGGTACATCACTATTGAGCCGATTAGAAGTAAAATCTCTTTGGCAGCTTCGACTTGAAACGCTAATTGCGGAGAATCAAACAGCAGAGAATCAAACAACAGAGACTATTCGAGACATAATGCTCGTATATCTGTTGCGTTATGGAATTGTTGTTCCCATTCTTAAACGTAGGTTGAAAAATGGTAGTTGGTCTGTAGGTAAAGAGCTTTCTATTCGTGAACTTATAAATCTAGATATTCCGGGCTTAGATAGTATTGACCAGCGTATTAAAGAAGGAATCTTTTCGTGGGATTATAGTATCTATATTGAGAAGTATCTGTACCTTTTTGTGGATTGTGACCATATTTACACTGGTTCCACCTACGACTTGCAGCCTGTGAAGATTCATAAGGACAATCCACACCTTATCATAGATAAACGTTCGGATGGTTCTTTCAGTGTCTCTACAAATGTAATAGAATTGCAGAATGGTGAAAAAACATCTTTCTTTTATAAGAAGAATTCAGAAACAGACTATTCTGTCTTTACTCCGTCTGACTTTGAATATAAGACCTATAAAGAAATATTAGCACAAGAAACTTATCCTGCTGAAGCGGAATCCTTACTCATTCAGTTGATTAAGGCTGTTGGCGGAAAGACAGAAATACACTCTAATATGGTGGCTGAACTTGACGACTTGGAGCGTATTGACGTAGAACCCTGGATTACACTCCGTGTTATTTCTTCTGCTGACAACTGTTTTAAACTTGCTGCCATGGTGCGTATCACTGATAGCCTTTGCTATGTGCCAGGGAAAGGAAATGTCACTACTATTGCCGAACAAGAGGGTAAAAAAGTACAATTGGTTCGCAACCTAAAGAAAGAACGTAACAACCTTAAAATGATTAGTGAGGGGTTGGCTGAAGCAGAATTCTTTGAAGAGGGCGAAACATGGAAACCACAAAGTATTTCAGAAACGCTAACACTTCCTATCAACACGTTCTTACCTTTTATTCAATGGTGTAAGGAACACAAAGAGATCTGTACAATGGAATGGGCTGAAGGAAATAAGATAAAGTTTTATCCAGGCATCAGCAGTAGCTCTGCACAAATCTCATTCAAGTCAAAGAATGGATGGTTTGAGATAGAAGGTGATGTAGAATTCAGCGAAGGACACGTTATTTCACTCCAGAAGTTGCTCGAAGTAATGCATCAAAGTGTTCAGCAGAAGTATATACGCATTAGTGATAATGAGTTCATAACGCTAAGCAATCAGCTTTCACGCATTCTTAAACGTCTTGACACCATAACGACAGAGAGCCGTTCACATCTGCAGATGGCGCCAGCTGCCGTAGCTTTGTTAGGTGATTTGTGGAACGATGAGGCGTTGAACATTCAGAATAATGATGGTATTAACGCTTTACGCCAACGCATCGAAGAGAGTAGTAAGAAAGTTCCTACCATTCCCAAGACCTTACAAGCACAATTACGCGATTATCAGGAGGAGGGATTTGAATGGATGTCAAGATTGACTGCATGGGGAGCAGGAGTCTGTTTGGCTGACGATATGGGATTGGGAAAGACCGTTCAAACGATCACGTTGCTGCTTGAACAGAGCGAGAATGGACCATCACTGATTGTTGCACCTTCCTCTGTCGTACCTAACTGGCGCAATGAGCTTCAGCGATTCGCACCATCCTTAAACCTCACCATTCTCAATCAGAGTGAGGATCGTTCAAAAGATATCAAAGACGCAAAAGCAGGAGATGTCATTATCACGACGTATGGTATATTGAATACACAACAAGAAGACCTTGCAGGAAGAGAGTGGAATGTGGTATGCCTCGACGAAGCCCATACCATAAAGAATGCCAACACAAAAATGTCAAAGTCGGCCATGCAGTTAAAGGCCCAACGCAAAGTTATCCTTACGGGTACACCTATCCAAAACCATCTGGCAGAGTTGTGGAATCTCTTCCAGTTTATTAATCCTGGTCTTTTGGGAAGTGCAGAACAGTTCAAGAAGAAGTTTATCCTGCCTATTGAAGGTGAAAACGACAAAGCACGTCAAAGTCAGTTACGCCGTCTGATATCTCCCTTCCTTTTGCGCAGAACGAAAGCAGAAGTTGTTGATGAGTTACCTGCCAAGAACGATATAAAACTCCCTGTCGAACTATCATCAGAAGAGATGTCGATGTATGAGGTTAAAAGACGTGAGGCGGAGGCTATGGTCCTTAAAAATAATAAGGATAAAGTGAGTACGTTGGCTGAGATTACTCGTTTGCGTCAGATGGCATGCAGCTGTTCGTTGGTGGACAAGAAATGGAAGCTACCAAGCAGCAAGGTCTTAGCTTTCATTGATCTGGCTGAAAGTCTTAACGACAGTGGCAATCGTGCGCTTGTTTTCAGTCAGTTTACCAGTTTCTTTGAAGAGGTGAGAAAGGCGATGGATAAGGCAAAACTTCCATATCTTTACCTTGACGGAAGTACACCAATGGCTATGCGTGAGAAGTTAGTAAAGGAGTTCCAAACTGGAAAATGTCCTTTCTTCCTTATCAGTCTAAAGGCTGGAGGATTGGGATTAAACCTTACGGGAGCTAACTATGTTATTCATCTTGACCCTTGGTGGAATCCTGCTATCGAACAGCAGGCTACTGACCGTGCCTATCGTATCGGTCAAAAACAGGACGTAACAGTCTATCATCTTATTAGCCAGCACACCATCGAGGAGAAGATTCTACGCTTACATAAAACAAAACGTAACCTTTCCGACTCACTTCTTGAGGGTTCTGATATGTCTCATGCAATGACACAGGAAGAACTACTCGAATTGCTGCAAGATAACAGATAA
- a CDS encoding saccharopine dehydrogenase family protein, producing the protein MGKVLMIGAGGVATVAAFKIVQNQDVFTEFMIASRRKEKCDELVKAIHDKGYKADIKTAQVDADDVEQLKELFNSFKPELVINLALPYQDLTIMDACLACGCNYLDTANYEPKDEAHFEYSWQWAYKDKFEQAGLTAILGCGFDPGVSQAYTAYAAKHHFDEIHYLDIVDCNAGNHHKAFATNFNPEINIREITQKGLYYENGEWIETEPLVVHQDITYPNIGPRDSYLMHHEELESLVKNYPTIKRARFWMTFGQQYLTYLDCIQNLGMSRIDEIEYEAPLADGSGKTTKVKIVPLQFLKAVLPNPQDLGENYDGETSIGCRIRGIKDGKEQTYYIYNNCKHQDAYNETGMQGVSYTTGVPAMAGAMMFFKGLWRKPGVWNVEDFDPDPFLEVLNKQGLPWHEEFGGDLEL; encoded by the coding sequence ATGGGAAAAGTTTTAATGATTGGCGCAGGTGGCGTAGCTACTGTAGCCGCTTTTAAGATTGTCCAGAATCAGGACGTGTTTACAGAGTTCATGATTGCCAGCCGTCGTAAGGAAAAATGTGACGAACTGGTTAAGGCAATTCATGATAAAGGCTATAAGGCTGACATCAAGACTGCACAGGTTGATGCTGATGATGTTGAGCAGTTGAAAGAACTCTTCAATTCATTCAAGCCAGAGTTGGTTATTAATCTTGCTCTCCCCTATCAGGACCTCACCATTATGGATGCCTGCTTAGCATGCGGTTGCAACTATCTTGACACCGCTAACTATGAGCCAAAGGATGAGGCACACTTCGAGTACAGCTGGCAGTGGGCTTATAAGGATAAGTTTGAGCAGGCTGGCTTGACAGCTATCCTTGGTTGCGGTTTCGACCCTGGAGTATCACAGGCTTATACAGCATACGCAGCAAAGCATCACTTTGATGAGATTCATTATCTTGATATTGTTGACTGTAATGCAGGTAACCACCACAAGGCGTTTGCAACGAACTTCAACCCAGAAATCAATATCCGTGAGATTACTCAAAAAGGGCTTTACTACGAGAATGGCGAATGGATTGAAACAGAGCCATTGGTAGTACATCAAGACATAACCTATCCAAACATTGGTCCTCGTGACTCTTACTTGATGCACCATGAAGAGTTGGAATCATTGGTTAAGAACTATCCTACCATCAAGCGTGCACGTTTCTGGATGACATTTGGTCAGCAGTACCTCACTTACCTCGATTGTATTCAGAATCTTGGTATGAGCCGTATCGACGAGATTGAGTACGAAGCACCATTAGCAGACGGTTCTGGTAAGACAACTAAGGTGAAGATTGTACCATTACAATTCTTGAAGGCTGTATTGCCTAACCCACAAGACCTCGGTGAAAACTATGATGGAGAAACCTCTATTGGCTGTCGCATCCGCGGTATCAAGGATGGTAAAGAGCAGACTTATTACATCTATAACAATTGCAAACATCAGGATGCTTACAACGAGACAGGCATGCAGGGTGTTAGCTATACAACGGGTGTGCCAGCAATGGCAGGTGCAATGATGTTCTTTAAGGGACTTTGGCGTAAACCTGGTGTATGGAATGTGGAAGACTTCGACCCAGATCCGTTCTTGGAGGTACTCAATAAACAGGGCTTACCTTGGCATGAAGAGTTTGGTGGTGATTTAGAACTATAA
- a CDS encoding DUF1648 domain-containing protein — protein sequence MNTRLLSIAIIVATIIISLLCVVNGPEQIILHWNFSGEADSYGSKSLILILPVISTIIFLLLASKGKHLPDTSLLNENSQRSKHPQAVGAATPILLSVILYITACSACLLPMYSWVSFVLIILAIILFIYNSRRRIKR from the coding sequence ATGAACACTAGACTCTTATCAATAGCCATCATCGTTGCCACGATAATCATCTCATTACTCTGTGTTGTGAATGGTCCGGAACAAATAATACTTCATTGGAACTTTTCAGGTGAGGCAGATAGTTATGGGTCAAAGTCTTTGATATTAATTCTTCCTGTCATATCAACAATTATTTTCTTGCTGTTAGCAAGCAAAGGAAAGCATCTTCCCGACACGAGTCTGCTAAATGAGAACTCACAAAGAAGTAAGCATCCACAGGCAGTCGGAGCTGCAACACCTATTCTACTATCAGTAATTTTGTATATAACAGCTTGTTCTGCATGCTTACTCCCAATGTATTCATGGGTATCCTTCGTGCTTATCATTCTTGCAATAATCCTCTTTATCTATAACTCACGCAGACGGATAAAACGATAA